The proteins below come from a single Papaver somniferum cultivar HN1 chromosome 11, ASM357369v1, whole genome shotgun sequence genomic window:
- the LOC113323289 gene encoding carboxylesterase 1-like, whose product MADPYEFLMCIHDPEEDTLTRNFPIPATPLDQNTKDISLNLDRKTSLRIFRPPTEEFCVTTNKLLPIIIYFHGGGFVLFNADSTINHDFCQSIATHLPALVVSVDYRLAPENRLPAAYDDAVDALNWVKDQGLGKLNNSEVWLKEYGDFSKCFIMGCSSGGNIAYHASLRAIEMDLEPVIINGLILHSPFFGSLQRTESDLKVINDQDLPLAVRDVMWELALPLGSSRDHVYCNPNIANDGSSSGNMAGLIKRCLVIGFYGDPLIDRQIQLVKMLEEKGVKVETWIEQEGYHGVPCFDPKIRETLLGKIKYFI is encoded by the coding sequence ATGGCAGATCCTTATGAATTCCTAATGTGCATTCACGATCCTGAAGAAGATACCctaacaagaaattttccaattCCTGCTACTCCCTTAGATCAAAACACCAAAGACATTTCTTTAAATCTTGATAGGAAAACCTCACTTCGAATCTTTCGACCCCCAACCGAAGAATTTTGTGTAACAACAAATAAGTTGCTTCCTATCATAATTTACTTCCATGGTGGAGGTTTCGTTCTTTTCAATGCAGATTCAACTATAAACCACGATTTTTGTCAATCGATTGCTACACATTTACCCGCGCTGGTCGTTTCTGTAGACTACCGTCTTGCTCCTGAAAACCGACTTCCCGCTGCCTATGATGATGCTGTTGATGCTTTAAACTGGGTCAAAGACCAAGGTTTAGGCAAACTAAATAATAGTGAAGTATGGTTAAAAGAGTATGGTGACTTCTCAAAATGTTTCATTATGGGGTGCAGCTCGGGTGGTAATATTGCATATCATGCCAGTTTGAGAGCAATAGAAATGGATCTTGAACCAGTTATAATTAATGGATTAATATTACACAGCCCTTTTTTTGGTAGTCTTCAGAGAACTGAATCAGATTTAAAAGTGATCAACGATCAAGACTTGCCGCTTGCGGTAAGGGATGTCATGTGGGAACTGGCTTTGCCGCTTGGGTCTAGTCGTGACCACGTTTATTGTAATCCAAATATTGCCAACGATGGATCATCATCCGGAAATATGGCTGGGTTAATCAAAAGATGTTTGGTGATAGGATTTTATGGGGATCCACTTATTGATCGACAAATTCAGCTCGTGAAGATGTTGGAGGAAAAGGGTGTGAAGGTTGAAACTTGGATTGAACAAGAAGGCTATCATGGAGTACCATGCTTTGACCCTAAGATACGTGAAACGTTGTtgggaaaaataaaatattttatttga